One window of Streptomyces sp. FIT100 genomic DNA carries:
- a CDS encoding S8 family serine peptidase, whose amino-acid sequence MIPHAPRTPRGRKTLAATAACAATVSLLAGPAGPAAARTATHSTQAPSPAAAQAQAPATTARNAAVAGAVTHTITLITGDVVRVMSTGNGKQAVDVERPHGAPGGVRTETVGKHLYVYPDEAVPYLAAGKLDRRLFDVTSLIEQGYDDKHSAGLPLILSYGAAAKSTRSTPVVPKGTTKVRSLPSINATAVKAVKKQARQTWKAVVPAGDRTGAAAPTPARPPASTPVSIPASTPASAGAPALLGGISKVWLDGRVHAELAQSTAQIGAPAAWAAGLDGKGVKVAVLDTGVDLNHPDMDDRVTESVSFVPGETVADAHGHGTHTASTVGGSGDASDGVEKGVAPGAELLVGKVLSDEGYGDDSWVIAGMEWAVAQGAKVVSMSLGSSMPSDGTDPMSQAVNRLSAESDALFVVAAGNAGMEGVMGAPGTADAALTVAAVDAADELASFSTTGPRFGDYALKPDIAAPGVDITAAKTGGTADSGYYQAMSGTSMATPHVAGAAAILAQAHPDWTAQQLKDALMSTSKPLDRYTAYQVGAGRTDLPSSLGATVTATGSAYFGFDAYPHSGTEPVDRTVTYRNSGSTPVTLDLALNAEVAGGPYDVDPGADAGTPAPAGMFTLSADAVTVPAHGTATVTATARPDLGADGRRYLGRITASDADGTARARTRFGLYKEEERHDLRVTLRGRAGEPVAGYLQLQKFGEADPYIFPVDASGRADLRLRAGTYSALTFVDVAGSHGPDSTGLALLGDPEIRLDRDQDLVLDARKAREATATVPHRTEDRLMYLNWYRSDGADSTVAIQYVLSPTHDSMFVLPTEKVATGSFEYESRWRKAYPMLTLSASGRALSFLAQAGTGFYDGRRTLEAVHAGAGAPADYQGLNAKGRAVLVTRSDAVTGSERARAAKDAGAALLVVVNDGEGRLHEWVGSDEGARAGIPVVSVTARTGAALIADAKRGRLRLAAEGVPDSPYVYDLTDPHPDRVPSDLSYRPRSKDLATVQMRFHGDRTWASGEFRWDYRPYRSYALGFLQAVGMPGTRTDYVSAQPGTTWAEDSLTGPSMALESRSGIETYKAGTKVTRDWFAPVAHPRNGSGFWWSERQQGFLSVNIQPWTDNGLDHGGYMQDGTNTLKFKVYQDGELIKTSQWASATLWPLPTVPSTYTLDLDAGRDPGAFRLSPRTRSVWKVRSEPVTDPQRIDRVALMQLDYDVRTDLAGDAQGGRQRIGLTASHLPDAAGAGKVAGGSLSVSYDDGATWHRVILDKAGPGAWTAEFTAPSRGYVSLKATAWDTAGNSISQEVTRAYGLKSTGHGRDERAAS is encoded by the coding sequence ATGATTCCCCATGCCCCTCGCACCCCACGCGGCCGGAAGACCCTGGCCGCTACGGCGGCGTGCGCAGCAACCGTCTCCCTGCTGGCCGGACCGGCCGGCCCCGCGGCGGCCCGCACCGCGACCCACTCGACGCAGGCACCGTCACCGGCCGCGGCCCAGGCCCAGGCCCCGGCGACGACGGCACGGAACGCCGCCGTCGCCGGCGCCGTCACGCACACGATCACGCTCATCACCGGCGACGTCGTCCGCGTCATGAGCACGGGCAACGGCAAGCAGGCCGTCGACGTCGAACGCCCGCACGGCGCCCCCGGCGGAGTGCGGACGGAGACCGTCGGCAAGCACCTGTACGTCTATCCCGACGAAGCCGTGCCGTATCTGGCTGCCGGGAAGCTCGACCGCCGGCTGTTCGACGTGACGTCGCTGATCGAGCAGGGCTACGACGACAAGCACAGCGCCGGCCTGCCGCTGATCCTGTCGTACGGTGCCGCCGCGAAGTCCACGCGGTCCACGCCCGTCGTACCGAAGGGCACCACCAAGGTCCGCTCGCTGCCGAGCATCAACGCCACCGCGGTCAAGGCCGTCAAGAAGCAGGCACGGCAGACCTGGAAGGCGGTCGTCCCGGCCGGGGACCGCACCGGTGCCGCGGCGCCGACCCCCGCGCGGCCCCCGGCATCGACCCCGGTATCGATCCCGGCGTCGACCCCCGCGTCGGCCGGCGCCCCCGCGCTGCTCGGCGGAATCTCGAAGGTCTGGCTCGACGGCAGGGTCCACGCCGAACTGGCGCAGAGCACCGCGCAGATCGGCGCCCCTGCCGCCTGGGCCGCCGGCCTCGACGGCAAGGGCGTCAAGGTCGCGGTCCTCGACACCGGTGTCGACCTGAACCATCCGGACATGGACGACCGGGTCACCGAGTCCGTCAGCTTCGTACCGGGCGAGACCGTCGCGGACGCCCATGGTCACGGCACCCACACCGCCTCCACGGTGGGCGGCAGCGGCGATGCCTCGGACGGGGTGGAGAAGGGCGTCGCGCCCGGCGCCGAACTGCTCGTGGGCAAGGTCCTCTCCGACGAGGGCTACGGGGACGACTCCTGGGTCATCGCTGGAATGGAATGGGCCGTCGCACAGGGCGCCAAGGTCGTCAGCATGAGCCTGGGCAGTTCGATGCCCAGCGACGGTACGGACCCGATGAGCCAGGCGGTGAACAGGCTCAGCGCCGAGAGCGACGCGCTGTTCGTCGTGGCCGCGGGCAACGCGGGCATGGAGGGGGTCATGGGCGCGCCGGGCACCGCGGACGCCGCCCTGACCGTCGCCGCGGTCGACGCCGCCGACGAACTGGCCTCCTTCTCCACCACGGGCCCCCGCTTCGGCGACTACGCGCTCAAGCCGGACATCGCCGCCCCCGGCGTCGACATCACCGCCGCGAAGACCGGGGGCACCGCCGACAGCGGCTACTACCAGGCGATGAGCGGCACTTCGATGGCGACGCCGCATGTCGCCGGCGCGGCCGCGATCCTCGCCCAGGCACACCCGGACTGGACCGCGCAGCAGCTCAAGGACGCGCTGATGAGCACGTCCAAGCCGCTGGACCGGTACACCGCGTACCAGGTCGGTGCGGGCCGGACCGACCTCCCGTCCTCGCTCGGTGCCACCGTCACCGCGACGGGCTCGGCCTACTTCGGCTTCGACGCCTACCCGCACAGCGGCACCGAGCCGGTCGACCGCACGGTCACCTACCGCAACTCCGGCAGCACTCCGGTCACCCTGGACCTCGCCCTGAACGCGGAAGTCGCCGGCGGCCCCTACGACGTGGACCCGGGCGCCGACGCGGGCACCCCCGCCCCGGCCGGGATGTTCACGCTCTCCGCCGACGCGGTCACCGTCCCGGCGCACGGCACGGCGACCGTCACCGCGACGGCGAGGCCGGATCTCGGCGCCGACGGCCGCCGCTACCTCGGCCGGATCACCGCGAGCGACGCCGACGGCACCGCGCGGGCCCGGACCCGCTTCGGGCTCTACAAGGAGGAGGAGCGGCACGACCTGCGCGTCACGCTCAGGGGCCGTGCCGGTGAGCCCGTCGCGGGCTACCTCCAGCTCCAGAAGTTCGGCGAGGCCGACCCGTACATCTTCCCGGTGGACGCGTCCGGCCGGGCGGACCTGCGGCTGCGGGCCGGCACGTACAGCGCACTGACCTTCGTCGACGTCGCCGGCAGTCACGGCCCCGACTCGACGGGGCTCGCCCTGCTCGGTGACCCCGAGATCAGGCTCGACCGCGACCAGGACCTCGTGCTCGACGCCCGCAAGGCGCGCGAGGCGACCGCGACCGTTCCGCACCGGACCGAGGACCGGTTGATGTACCTGAACTGGTACCGGTCCGACGGCGCGGACAGCACGGTCGCGATCCAGTACGTGCTGTCCCCGACGCACGACAGCATGTTCGTGCTGCCCACCGAGAAGGTGGCCACCGGCAGCTTCGAGTACGAGTCCCGGTGGCGCAAGGCGTACCCGATGCTGACGCTCAGCGCCTCCGGCAGAGCGCTCTCCTTCCTGGCGCAGGCCGGAACCGGCTTCTACGACGGCAGACGCACCCTCGAAGCCGTTCACGCCGGGGCCGGCGCCCCCGCCGACTACCAGGGCCTGAACGCCAAGGGCAGAGCGGTACTCGTGACCCGCTCGGACGCGGTCACCGGCAGCGAGCGGGCCCGGGCGGCCAAGGACGCCGGTGCGGCGCTCCTCGTCGTGGTCAACGACGGCGAGGGCAGGCTCCATGAGTGGGTGGGCAGTGACGAGGGGGCGCGCGCCGGTATTCCGGTTGTCTCCGTCACCGCACGGACCGGCGCTGCACTGATCGCCGACGCGAAGCGCGGACGGCTGCGGCTGGCCGCCGAGGGCGTACCCGACTCGCCGTATGTGTACGACCTGACCGACCCGCACCCCGACCGGGTCCCGTCGGACCTCTCGTACCGGCCCAGGTCCAAGGACCTCGCCACCGTGCAGATGCGTTTCCACGGGGACCGGACCTGGGCGAGCGGTGAGTTCCGCTGGGACTACCGCCCCTACCGCTCCTACGCCCTCGGCTTTCTGCAGGCCGTCGGCATGCCGGGCACCCGCACCGACTACGTGTCGGCCCAGCCGGGCACGACCTGGGCCGAGGACTCGCTCACCGGACCGTCCATGGCACTGGAGTCACGCTCGGGCATCGAGACCTACAAGGCGGGCACGAAGGTCACCCGCGACTGGTTCGCCCCCGTCGCGCACCCGCGCAACGGCAGCGGCTTCTGGTGGTCCGAGCGGCAGCAGGGCTTCCTCTCGGTCAACATCCAGCCCTGGACCGACAACGGCCTCGACCACGGCGGCTACATGCAGGACGGGACCAACACCCTGAAGTTCAAGGTCTATCAGGACGGCGAACTGATCAAGACCTCGCAATGGGCCTCCGCGACGCTCTGGCCCCTCCCGACGGTCCCGTCGACGTACACCCTCGACCTCGATGCCGGTCGCGACCCGGGGGCCTTTCGGCTGTCGCCGCGCACCCGCTCCGTGTGGAAGGTCAGGTCGGAGCCGGTCACCGATCCGCAGCGCATCGACCGCGTGGCGCTCATGCAGCTCGACTACGACGTGCGGACGGACCTCGCGGGCGACGCGCAGGGCGGTCGTCAGCGGATCGGGCTGACGGCCTCTCATCTGCCCGATGCCGCCGGCGCCGGGAAGGTCGCCGGAGGGTCTCTGTCGGTGTCGTACGACGACGGTGCCACCTGGCACCGGGTCATCTTGGACAAGGCGGGCCCCGGCGCCTGGACCGCCGAGTTCACCGCACCGTCCCGCGGCTACGTCTCGCTGAAGGCGACGGCCTGGGACACGGCCGGCAACAGCATCTCGCAGGAGGTGACCCGCGCTTACGGCCTGAAGAGCACCGGGCACGGCCGCGATGAGAGGGCCGCTTCATGA
- a CDS encoding FkbM family methyltransferase, which yields MQTLYRQLLKLMPRLGVQVTDLGPGTAVVSRRGRRLRIPLGTDADLLARDNARYSVADAGQDTWLVLRDKARASTTAAPEWTGVPLGDTGARLLLDRRAGTDERTFQLAAAEYLCHQHVAAMLDFYGVNCVFDVGANTGQYAKRLRRLGYSGRIVSFEPTGETFARLEKAAEQDPDWWVYRLGLGSEDTTGSIHVGWKTMNSLLPPSAYGRDRYQRFATTRTEEIRIRRLDGLLEEALDGIADPRPFLKMDTQGYDLEVFAGAGKRIGDFVGMQSEVAVLRLYEGSPAMSEAIAAYEQSGFEITGMYPVTREAATGRVVEFDCVLMRAEAAPGRG from the coding sequence ATGCAGACCCTCTACCGACAACTGCTCAAGCTGATGCCCCGACTGGGCGTGCAGGTGACCGACCTCGGCCCGGGCACCGCGGTGGTCTCCCGACGCGGGCGGCGGCTGCGGATCCCGCTCGGCACCGACGCGGATCTGCTGGCCAGGGACAACGCCCGCTACTCCGTCGCGGACGCCGGCCAGGACACCTGGCTCGTGCTGCGCGACAAGGCCCGCGCGAGCACCACCGCGGCTCCCGAGTGGACCGGCGTCCCTCTCGGCGACACCGGCGCGCGGCTCCTGCTCGACCGGCGCGCCGGCACGGACGAGCGCACGTTCCAGCTGGCGGCGGCCGAGTACCTGTGCCACCAGCACGTGGCCGCCATGCTCGACTTCTACGGCGTGAACTGCGTCTTCGACGTGGGCGCCAACACCGGCCAGTACGCGAAACGTCTGCGCCGCCTCGGCTACAGCGGCCGCATCGTCTCCTTCGAGCCCACCGGGGAGACCTTCGCGCGGCTGGAGAAGGCCGCCGAGCAGGATCCGGACTGGTGGGTGTACCGGTTGGGCCTCGGCAGCGAGGACACGACCGGCTCCATCCACGTGGGCTGGAAGACGATGAACTCGCTCCTGCCGCCCAGCGCGTACGGCCGCGACCGCTACCAGCGCTTCGCGACCACCCGCACCGAGGAGATCCGGATCCGGCGCCTGGACGGCCTGTTGGAGGAGGCACTGGACGGCATCGCCGACCCGCGCCCGTTCCTCAAGATGGACACGCAGGGCTACGACCTGGAGGTGTTCGCGGGCGCCGGGAAGCGGATCGGGGACTTCGTGGGGATGCAGTCGGAAGTCGCCGTGCTGCGGCTGTACGAGGGCAGTCCGGCGATGAGCGAGGCGATCGCCGCGTACGAGCAGAGCGGCTTCGAGATCACCGGCATGTATCCGGTGACCCGCGAGGCGGCCACGGGCCGGGTGGTCGAGTTCGACTGCGTCCTGATGCGCGCCGAGGCCGCCCCCGGGCGGGGCTGA
- a CDS encoding TOPRIM nucleotidyl transferase/hydrolase domain-containing protein translates to MADMDAFREAVTAWAAGGPGDPARELAGLLPVRTAVLLEGPSDVAAVGALAASRGRNLEAEGVCVLAMGGAMSVGRFAHLLGPPGLGLRLTGLCDEAERPYYARGLERAGAAQQGFFVCAADLEDELIRALGVTRVEELVRAEGDLRALQTFLHQPAQQGRTAQQQLRRFFGTKKGRKIQYGRVLVEALAPDRVPAPLDGLLAAL, encoded by the coding sequence ATGGCTGACATGGACGCGTTCCGGGAAGCGGTCACCGCGTGGGCGGCCGGCGGCCCCGGCGACCCCGCGCGCGAGCTCGCCGGGCTGCTGCCCGTGCGGACAGCGGTCCTGCTCGAAGGCCCGAGTGACGTCGCAGCGGTCGGCGCGCTCGCCGCGAGCCGCGGCCGGAACCTGGAGGCCGAAGGGGTCTGCGTCCTGGCGATGGGCGGAGCGATGAGCGTCGGGCGCTTCGCCCACCTCCTCGGCCCACCCGGCCTGGGCCTCCGCCTCACGGGCCTGTGCGACGAGGCGGAACGTCCCTACTACGCGCGCGGCTTGGAGCGGGCCGGTGCGGCACAGCAGGGGTTCTTCGTCTGCGCGGCGGATCTGGAGGACGAGTTGATCCGCGCGCTCGGCGTGACACGGGTGGAGGAGCTCGTACGTGCAGAGGGCGACCTGCGCGCCCTCCAGACGTTCCTGCACCAGCCGGCGCAGCAGGGCCGCACTGCACAGCAGCAGTTGCGGCGCTTCTTCGGCACGAAGAAAGGGCGCAAGATCCAGTACGGCCGTGTCCTCGTCGAGGCCCTCGCCCCGGATCGCGTACCCGCCCCGCTCGACGGCCTGCTCGCCGCCCTGTGA
- a CDS encoding VOC family protein translates to MAKEFQVTYDCADPGAQAAFWAQALGYRVQPPPEGFPDWTAALTAWGVPPEQHNDRSAITDPDGKGPRVFFQKVPEGKTAKNRLHLDVRAAPGQTGDERMATLEVEATRLEALGAKRLYRLEPDGIDEGIIVMTDPEGNEFCLD, encoded by the coding sequence ATGGCCAAGGAATTCCAGGTGACTTACGACTGCGCCGATCCGGGCGCGCAGGCGGCGTTCTGGGCTCAGGCACTGGGCTATCGCGTCCAGCCGCCGCCCGAGGGCTTCCCCGACTGGACGGCTGCGCTGACGGCGTGGGGCGTTCCGCCTGAGCAGCACAACGACCGGTCGGCCATCACGGATCCGGACGGCAAAGGGCCGCGGGTGTTCTTCCAGAAGGTCCCGGAGGGCAAAACGGCGAAGAACCGCTTGCACCTCGATGTGCGCGCGGCACCCGGCCAGACCGGCGACGAGCGGATGGCCACGCTGGAGGTGGAGGCCACCAGGCTGGAGGCGCTGGGAGCGAAGCGGCTGTACCGGCTCGAGCCCGATGGCATCGACGAGGGCATCATCGTGATGACCGACCCTGAGGGAAACGAGTTCTGCCTGGATTGA
- a CDS encoding DUF899 domain-containing protein, producing MTTTPDDPTTALPGRPPVVDPATWQTARDELLVREKAHTREGDALAAARRRLPMVELDGTVEVFGPDGPVPFLDLFQGRDELVVYKHMWHDGAPHQGQCEGCTTTAWHLKDAVYLNARGVSFAILTTGRPDEVAAYVEFMGYTQPWYSVRDVAAPVGGDMGHLTCYLRDGDRAFLTYSTTGRGNERVNGSLGLLDMTPYGRGEAWESNPAGWPEGRSACWFWRSDADGNATWGPTSRPVPQWTRPGATPVETLGRHGHHH from the coding sequence ATGACGACCACGCCGGACGATCCGACCACCGCGCTGCCCGGCCGCCCGCCCGTGGTCGATCCGGCCACCTGGCAGACCGCGCGTGACGAGCTTCTGGTCCGCGAGAAGGCCCACACCCGCGAGGGCGACGCCCTCGCCGCGGCCCGCCGCCGGCTGCCGATGGTGGAGCTCGACGGGACGGTCGAGGTCTTCGGACCCGACGGCCCGGTCCCGTTCCTGGACCTGTTCCAGGGCCGCGACGAGCTCGTGGTCTACAAGCACATGTGGCACGACGGCGCGCCGCACCAGGGGCAGTGCGAGGGCTGCACCACCACGGCCTGGCACCTCAAGGACGCGGTCTACCTCAACGCCCGCGGCGTCTCGTTCGCCATCCTGACCACGGGCCGCCCGGACGAGGTGGCCGCCTATGTCGAGTTCATGGGCTACACCCAGCCCTGGTACTCGGTGCGCGACGTGGCAGCACCGGTCGGCGGCGACATGGGTCACCTCACCTGCTACCTGCGCGACGGCGACCGTGCGTTCCTCACCTACTCCACGACGGGCCGTGGCAACGAGCGCGTCAACGGGTCCCTCGGGCTGCTCGACATGACGCCGTACGGCCGCGGCGAGGCGTGGGAGAGCAACCCCGCGGGCTGGCCCGAGGGGCGCAGTGCGTGCTGGTTCTGGCGCTCGGACGCGGACGGCAACGCCACCTGGGGTCCGACCAGCCGCCCGGTGCCCCAGTGGACCCGCCCCGGCGCGACCCCCGTGGAGACCCTCGGCCGGCACGGCCACCACCACTGA
- a CDS encoding ABC transporter ATP-binding protein, with product MTETGTATATATATATATATATATATAKVTATATATATAKVTATATATATGTATGTATGEVTAAPGTLAVEDVSVVVDGRTLVERVSLDVAPGEVVGLVGPNGAGKSTLLRTVYRALRPTSGRVLLDGEDVRRMSGKSLARRLAAVLQESAGEFELSVHDVVAMGRTPHKRAFEGDGADDRAIIMGALAELDAAGLAHAPFSRLSGGEKQRVLIARALAQRAGTMVLDEPTNHLDLRHQLDTLRLVRGLGVTAVVALHDLNLAAAFCDRICVLNGGRAVATGTPAEVLTRKLLADVYRVDAEVAEHPRTGVPHITLLSGADPFGQRP from the coding sequence ATGACGGAGACAGGTACGGCCACGGCCACGGCCACGGCCACGGCCACGGCCACGGCCACGGCCACGGCCACGGCCACGGCCAAGGTCACGGCCACGGCCACGGCCACGGCCACGGCCAAGGTCACGGCAACGGCAACGGCAACGGCCACGGGCACGGCCACGGGCACGGCCACGGGCGAGGTCACGGCCGCGCCCGGCACCCTGGCCGTGGAGGACGTCTCGGTCGTCGTCGACGGGCGCACCCTGGTGGAACGGGTGTCGCTGGACGTGGCTCCCGGCGAGGTGGTGGGGCTCGTCGGCCCCAACGGGGCGGGAAAGTCCACCCTGTTGCGCACTGTCTACAGAGCGCTGCGTCCCACCTCGGGGCGGGTGCTGCTCGACGGCGAGGACGTCCGGCGGATGTCCGGCAAGAGCCTGGCACGCCGGCTGGCGGCCGTCCTGCAGGAGTCGGCAGGGGAGTTCGAGCTCTCGGTCCACGACGTGGTGGCCATGGGCCGCACCCCGCACAAGCGGGCCTTCGAAGGCGACGGCGCCGACGACCGCGCCATCATCATGGGCGCACTCGCCGAACTGGACGCCGCCGGGCTGGCGCACGCCCCTTTCAGCCGGCTGTCGGGAGGCGAGAAGCAGCGGGTACTCATCGCCCGCGCGCTCGCCCAGCGCGCGGGCACCATGGTGCTGGACGAACCGACCAACCATCTGGACCTGCGCCACCAGCTCGACACGCTGCGCCTCGTCCGCGGGCTCGGCGTGACCGCCGTCGTCGCACTCCACGACCTCAACCTGGCCGCGGCGTTCTGCGACCGGATCTGCGTGCTGAACGGCGGTCGCGCGGTGGCCACCGGGACCCCCGCGGAGGTCCTCACCCGCAAGCTGCTCGCCGACGTCTACCGCGTCGACGCCGAGGTGGCGGAGCATCCCCGCACCGGCGTACCGCACATCACCCTGCTGTCCGGTGCCGACCCATTCGGACAGAGACCCTGA
- a CDS encoding iron ABC transporter permease, protein MTGPSGTTEVAAARRPGIPYPLVLVLLGALLAVAATFGIAAGSIAVPADEVWGILLHRVHPALADATWTPVRETIVIDVRLPRVLLAGVVGAGLAVCGMALQALVRNPLADPMLLGVSSGASVGAVLVVVFNLTLFGVFSLPVVAFLGALAALVAVYFLARSGGRMTTVRLVLAGVATAEVLSALAGFLVVTSDDPHKTQSALRWMLGGLAGTTWTVVWIPVGAVLLGTAVLLGVCRSLNLLLAGEEAAVALGLDVHRFRAALFILVAVMIGTIVAVSGQIGFVGLIMPHVVRLFVGADHRRALPAAALLGAAFLIAADLAARTAMSPEEIPVGILTALVGGPFFLWLMRRRPA, encoded by the coding sequence GTGACGGGTCCGAGCGGAACAACGGAAGTGGCCGCCGCCCGGCGCCCCGGGATCCCCTACCCGCTCGTGCTCGTGCTGCTGGGCGCACTGCTCGCCGTCGCGGCGACCTTCGGGATCGCGGCCGGTTCCATCGCCGTCCCGGCCGACGAGGTCTGGGGCATCCTGCTGCACCGGGTGCATCCGGCGCTGGCCGATGCGACCTGGACCCCGGTCCGCGAGACGATCGTCATCGACGTACGGCTGCCCCGCGTACTGCTCGCCGGTGTCGTGGGCGCGGGCCTGGCGGTCTGCGGGATGGCGCTCCAGGCGCTGGTACGCAACCCGCTCGCGGACCCGATGCTGCTCGGGGTGTCGTCGGGCGCGTCGGTCGGCGCGGTGCTGGTCGTCGTCTTCAACCTGACCCTGTTCGGCGTGTTCTCCCTGCCGGTGGTCGCGTTCCTCGGCGCTCTCGCCGCCCTCGTCGCCGTCTACTTCCTGGCCAGGTCCGGCGGGCGGATGACCACGGTGAGGCTGGTGCTGGCGGGCGTGGCCACGGCCGAGGTGCTGTCGGCGCTCGCCGGCTTCCTCGTCGTCACCTCCGACGACCCGCACAAGACCCAGTCGGCGCTGCGCTGGATGCTCGGCGGACTGGCCGGCACCACCTGGACGGTGGTGTGGATCCCCGTCGGTGCCGTCCTCCTCGGTACGGCCGTCCTGCTCGGCGTCTGCCGCTCCCTCAACCTGCTGCTCGCCGGGGAGGAGGCGGCCGTTGCGCTCGGCCTGGACGTACACCGCTTCAGAGCCGCCCTCTTCATCCTCGTAGCCGTCATGATCGGGACGATCGTCGCCGTCAGCGGCCAGATCGGCTTCGTCGGGCTGATCATGCCGCACGTGGTGCGGCTGTTCGTCGGCGCCGACCACCGCCGCGCGCTGCCCGCCGCGGCGCTGCTCGGAGCGGCCTTCCTCATCGCCGCCGATCTGGCGGCCCGCACCGCCATGAGCCCGGAGGAGATCCCCGTGGGCATCCTCACCGCCCTGGTCGGCGGCCCCTTCTTCCTGTGGCTGATGCGACGGAGGCCGGCATGA
- a CDS encoding ABC transporter substrate-binding protein — protein sequence MMGKRPISLLSAAMVAAALLLSGCGGTAARDNAAPAAPAPKGFPVTVSNCGVKTTYQRPPQRAVSLNQHATEVMLALGLEKSMVGTAYLDDRILPEYQDAYDGIKALAKEYPSFETLLAAEPDFAYGGFASTFDEKEGRSRDALSQAGVHSYLNIEECPSGPVTMAMVDQEIRNVAKIFGVPDRAEQQVKKVHGTLDAVNDKLAGVRPVKIFVYDSGDKTAFTAGGAGIGNEMIKQAGGVNLFADLDKAFGDVSFEQVAERAPEVVVIYDYGDQPVEDKKKFLLANPALKDVPAIKNKRFAVLPLSSTVLGVRVPSGVESLARQLHPDRFK from the coding sequence ATGATGGGCAAGCGCCCGATCTCCCTGCTGTCCGCCGCCATGGTCGCGGCGGCCCTGCTGCTGTCCGGCTGCGGCGGCACGGCAGCCCGCGACAACGCCGCGCCGGCGGCCCCCGCCCCCAAGGGGTTCCCGGTCACGGTGTCCAACTGCGGTGTGAAGACCACCTATCAGCGCCCTCCGCAGCGCGCGGTCTCGCTCAACCAGCACGCGACCGAGGTCATGCTGGCCCTCGGGCTGGAGAAGTCGATGGTCGGCACGGCCTACCTCGACGACAGGATCCTCCCGGAGTACCAGGACGCGTACGACGGGATCAAGGCTCTCGCCAAGGAGTACCCCTCCTTCGAGACCCTGCTGGCCGCCGAACCCGACTTCGCCTACGGCGGCTTCGCCAGCACCTTCGACGAGAAGGAAGGCCGCAGTCGCGACGCCCTCTCCCAGGCGGGCGTCCACTCCTATCTGAACATCGAGGAGTGCCCGTCCGGTCCCGTGACGATGGCCATGGTGGACCAGGAGATCCGGAACGTGGCCAAGATCTTCGGCGTACCGGACCGCGCCGAGCAGCAGGTGAAGAAGGTGCACGGCACGCTGGACGCCGTCAACGACAAGCTTGCCGGAGTCAGGCCGGTCAAGATCTTCGTGTACGACAGCGGCGACAAGACCGCCTTCACGGCCGGCGGGGCGGGCATCGGCAACGAGATGATCAAGCAGGCGGGCGGGGTGAACCTCTTCGCCGACCTGGACAAGGCGTTCGGCGACGTGTCGTTCGAGCAGGTGGCCGAGCGTGCGCCCGAGGTCGTCGTCATCTACGACTACGGCGATCAGCCGGTCGAGGACAAGAAGAAGTTCCTGCTGGCGAATCCGGCGCTGAAGGACGTACCCGCCATCAAGAACAAGCGGTTCGCGGTGCTGCCGCTGTCGTCCACCGTGCTGGGCGTCCGGGTGCCGTCCGGCGTGGAGTCCCTGGCCCGCCAGCTCCACCCGGACCGCTTCAAGTGA
- a CDS encoding (2Fe-2S) ferredoxin domain-containing protein: MPVGPSSAGWVPCRVVVCRDCCCGSTKVTGVDHAEQTARLAEAAPVRISDCLDVCDQANVVVVQPSSEGRAAGGRPAWFGLVNDPAATEDIVTWVRAGGPGVAAPPDILDLYAFTPPRRARSGPLRDVG; the protein is encoded by the coding sequence ATGCCCGTGGGGCCATCGTCTGCCGGTTGGGTTCCGTGCAGGGTCGTGGTGTGCCGGGACTGCTGCTGCGGCAGCACCAAGGTGACCGGCGTCGACCACGCCGAGCAGACCGCGCGCCTCGCCGAGGCCGCCCCGGTCCGGATCAGCGACTGTCTCGACGTGTGCGACCAGGCGAACGTGGTCGTCGTCCAGCCGTCGTCAGAAGGACGCGCCGCCGGTGGCCGGCCGGCCTGGTTCGGCCTCGTCAACGACCCTGCCGCGACCGAGGACATCGTCACCTGGGTACGGGCGGGCGGCCCCGGCGTCGCCGCGCCGCCGGACATCCTCGACCTCTATGCCTTCACGCCGCCGCGGCGCGCCCGGTCCGGGCCGCTCCGTGACGTCGGCTGA